The genomic region ATAACAGTCTGTGCTAGGGGAGGGGTGCAAAGAAGAGCACTCCATAAAACATGGAACTGAGTCTCCCCGTACGAGGGGTGGATGCGGAAGAATGCCTCCTAAGTGGGCCACCCCCATATGAAATTGAAAAATCCTGGGAAGATCCAAAACCAGTTAAGGTCGTTTAGTGAGAACATTGTCCTTTATTATCCATAGCATGATgctaccagtgccaaatataccATCCATACACAGCATGGTTTGTTACGCTTGTGTCATTTTCCTGTGGACTCCCAGTCTTGCCTTGCACCTGTTTTCAATTTCTAAACTGTGAACAGAACTGTCAAACTGGAATCAAATAGGGTGTCATATTTCCAGCTCCTCCCTGCAGTGGCTACACCCATTAGAGACTCAAAAGATCCCACTTCAAAACCCACACTGTACCTCCCACTGCCTTGGATTAGGCAGCTTCTGCTGTGTCCCTTCTATAGAAAGAGATGCCACAGATCTGAGGCATTTTTGGGTTCAGATGTGTGTTGACTTCTTGTGGTGAGACCCCTTGAGCCTCCATGATTTGACAGAGAAAAATGCTCAGACATTTTAACCTAGTGGTGGGCAATTGTTGAAGTTTTCCTGTTTCAAGTGTGCCTGATCAGAGAGGCCACTGATAAGTGCTTCCAGCTGAATATAATCAAACAACATTGGGCAGACTTGTCCAGAGGGTTAACTTAAACTCACCTTTGGCACAAATAAGCAGAATCGCTTCCAACTCCACCTTTTTACAGGAACCTGTTAAAGAAAACACCCACTGAGATCTGACATTTCAACAGTCATATACAATCAAAGGAGAAGACAGCTGAACTTTATTATTTGTTGAGAACAGAATTAAAGGCAggtatataatattttaaatgaatctgcACAGCCTTTATAAGAGGCATGATTTGGCTAGACATAATAGTAACACACAGTGTTAAGGGACCACACAACATGAAATCCAGGCTTCTCCCAAGAAAGTGAATTAAGGGTGCTGTTGATGAAGGTCTGAAAACAGCATACAATGATCTACCTAAGAGTTATGTGCAAACATTGCTGTATCTCCTTTCTAAACTGCATCTGCATCTCTGCCACCTGCTGGCGCGTAAGAGCCTTGTCACAGGACTGGAAGGTTAGTCTGTAGCAGAGGCTGGTTTGTCCAGTCTGTGGATGCTGAAAGCTGTCAAGGAGCTGGATGGACGTGACAGTTTCCTGTGACACACACCTGGCAATGGTGTGAAATGCAATTTCATCAAACTGTTCCCATGCAGGAACCCAGAAGCTGACATCATGCACATAGGAAGGTGGATGGAGTGAAAAGCTCTTGAAGGGTCCTAACTCTCCTCCAATAAACTGATTCAGGAAACGCTCATCTAAGGTCCACAACATTCGCCAGTCAGAAATTCCACAAATTTTCATGGCTAGCAGGTCAAGATTCACGGATGCAAACACAATGCCCAGTTTACTGTTTATTGACCCACAGGGAGCTGCTGATATGTCTCCTATGCAAGAGCCATTGGCTTTGGAGTCTGAAGTGTCCGTTTTCACACAGATGAAATATTGAGTTTTATCAAGATGAGGCTCAGGCATGACTGAATCATTTAGCTCAATTATTCCAGAGCTTTTTGCTTCCTCTACTGTGGAGTTCAATGTAAAACATGAAAGAGGTGGGAGCAGAGAACTCACAGTATTCTTAATATTATCCATAAGCATCTGGATACAGCTGCCCTCTGTACCCTTATCAACTGCACATATAAAAAGAGTCTCATGAAAAACAGGCAGAGTGTGAGGAGAGATCAGACACTTCCTAAAGACAGGCCCAGTGAGAACATGCAGAGTCCCAGGGAGAAAGTTCAGCCTTCGTACCACATCCTGAACATAAACCAGATGGGAAGATCTAAGAAGATAATGTTCTGAGAGCTGTTCTCCCTCCTGAGCCTTCATCCTGTCATATTGATCTATGTTCCTGCAGAAATGAAGGTCAGGAAATAAGACACTTCTTGCTGTTCCCTTACCTGGAGGTTCAGAACTTGAATTTTGCTCTGTGTTGGGAATGATCCAAAAGGTGTTCGACTGAGAAACAGCACTTAGGTGGCCTTGGTGCAGCAGAGAAAGAGAATGGTCAATCCTTTGTAATGGGAAGGTTTGGCTGAGTTGAGCGATGAGCTTTTCATTTATAGTTCTTACAGGATGATCTGAATTGGTATCTAGGAAAcccctattaaaaacaaaacagcagattATAAAAATCACTGCAGTTAGACTTGTAAAAACATTTTCCTCTGTTTATAATTTAGACAAGTATGATGAATGACTTCTCATATGTggtactatttcacatttggggacaatgtataccttcaaatcagcggcactgcgatgggtacccacatggccccacagtatgccaacatttttatggctgacttagaaaaacgcttcctcagctctcatcccctaatgcctctactctacttgcgctacatcgatgacatcttcatcatctggacccatggaaaagaagcccttgaggaattccaccatgatttcaacaatttccatctcaccatcaacctcagcctggaccagtccacacaagagatccactttctggacactacgatgctaataagtgatggtcacataaacaccaccctataccgggaaatctactgaccgctattcctacctacatgactccagctttcatccagatcacaccacacgatccattgtctacagccaagctctacaatacaaccgcatttgctccaacccctcagacagagacaaacacctacaagatctttatcaagcattcttacaactacaatacccacctgctgaagtgaagaaacagattgacagagccagaagagtacccagaagtcacctactacaggacaggcccaacaaagaaaataacagaatgccactagccatcaccttcagcccccaactaaaacctgtccaacgtatcatcaaggatctataacctatcctgaaggacgacccatcactctcacagatcttgggagacaggccactccttgcttacagacagccccccaacctgaagcaaatactcaccagcaaccacacaacagaaccactaacccaggaacctacccttgcaacaaagcccgttgccaactctgtccacatatctattcaggggacaccatcatagggcctaatcacatcagccacattatcagaggctcgttcacctgcgcatctaccaatgtgatacatgccatcatgtgccagcaatgcccctctgccacgtacattggtcaaactggacagtctctacgtaaaagaataaatggacacaaatcagacgtcaagaattataacattcaaaaaccagtcggagaacacttcagtctctctggtcactcaattacagacctgagagtggctactcttcaacaaaaaaacttcaaaaacagactccaacaagagactgctgaattgaaattaatttgcaagctggatacaattaacttaggcttgaatagagactgggagtagatgggtcattacacaaagtaaaactatttccccatgttattcctctcCGCcgcaccctccctacctgctggtaatagctcatcttaagtgatcactctccttacagtgttatggtaatacccattgtttcatggggtgtgtgtgtgtgtaaatctccctactgtagtttctactgaatgcatccgatgaagtgagctgtagctcacgaaagcttatgctcaaataaatttgttagtctctaaggtgccacaagtactccttgactTCTCCAAAGTGATCCTTAATGTTAAGCTTGCTTTCAATAGCCACCTGGACAAGGAAAATCTTTAGTGATGGTGACATAGTTATTACCAAGACATCTGCGGGACATAAGGGTTTGTGTTAAAGAGTTGCAATTGAGGATTTGTTGCACTTCGGCTGGTGGAAGGGGGAGGACTTCCTTAGCAAGTATCAGCTGACTTCCACTCACTATTAGCATTACAAGCTTATTTAAGGAGGCCAATCAAAGTATGTTAGGTCTGGATATTTTCCAGAATACGAACCAGTTTAGAGACAGATTAAAAACTTGGTTATAGTTTTTAATCCTAACTAGCCTTAGCGATATTAGCACAGACTAAGCCACCTACAGGGCTGCTCCCAAATCATTGCACAATATGTAATTAAAACTTCACTCTTCTACTCCTGTGGCTAGGAAGAGTCTACCATCTTTGGCTAGCAAGTTATCCTCTCTCTTCTGAAGCCTTATGCTAAGTGGACCATAAATATGAAACCAACATGTAAAAAACATTAAATGACCAAATTTGCTCTTTTTCCCCTCTGAGAGAAAATGGAATTTGGAACATTTAATAATTACCTGTCTCAGAGATGCGAACTGATCATTCACGCAAGATTGTGGATTAAATTAGCAGTGGACTGAGCCATTGTCTGGCTTTGTTTAGTATCAGCCTGGCCCAAATGCAGCCTGGCAAATAAATCTACAATCAAACCAGATATTGGACTTGAACACTTACCTGTTCATTTTATTCACAAATATTTCTGGAACCTGGAAGGAAATCCACTTGTCCTCCAGTTCAGTCTGGCAGATTACAGGCCTGGGATGTGGAAATGGCAGGCTCCGAGTGAAGATGTGGTTTAATGCACCTTCTACAGAGAAGGATTTATCCTGACTCCTGgcaacacacacaaatgcaccaTCTGGTAAAATAACTGATATTTCTGACTaatattaaacacacaaaagCAAGTAAGTGACATTGAATAACTAGTAAACTGAGAAGACTGAGTCAGTATAATGTTGTCTACATTGCAGAAAGTCTAGGTGCAAGCTCTGTCTAAACAAATACACCAATCATAGAATGCAGACTCTTTCCATCCCCTTAATATTATTGGTTCCACTTGGAAACAGAAATGCTAATACTGAGATTTAAGATACCATTTTTTCTGGCAGATACTCTCTCAAAAGGCAAGAATGTCAGTGTTTCTTACCCATCCTATGAAGAGATGAAAGAGAAGTACATTGTACTTttatagaatgaaaaaaaattagaggggGTTTCCTCTCCACAAGATAATGTTCTGGACCATGGTGTTGGGCACTATGGAAATACCTAGGAGCTGCATGAATATCAAGGACTTCTTTTTGCAGCATCTATAGGTTACCTGTAGCCAGTGCACTTATATCCATGAACCTCTTCTGAGTCGAAGGGATGAACATCACTCAAGATAAATCCTGCTCCCGCTGCCATAGCCACGACTTGCCAGCTGTTGTGCCACTCTCTCATTGGCTGGTCAGCAGGTGTCCCTCCCTGACCTTTGCAAAGAGCCACATGGACCTCTCCCTTCTCTGTGAGCACGTCTGCACAGCTAGAACAAGAACCAGCTGATAATACTCTTGCAGGACACTTAGAAACAGAACACTGACAGTAAAGTACATGGGGAAAAAGGGCCCTTTCTAAACAATGGAGTTTAAACAGTCCCAGGAAATTGCTGTGAATTTAAGGCACTAGTTTCAGGAACCAGAATGCAACTTCTAAAAAGTGGTTCAGCAGGCCACATGGTAGGAGATAAGTCTTTGCTACTTAATTTCACTTTACTCACCTACAGAAAAATTTCGCAAGAAGCTCTCTATTCTTTGTTACCCCAGCTTTCCTCCCACAGTGAGGGAAATTGAAATAAATGCAATCAAAATTTCTCTTTTCTGGCAAAAAACAGTCCTTCAGTTTGGTACAGTCCACACAAAAACAAACTTCAACCCCTGCAACAGTAAAGAAAAGCATGAGAGCAGGGGACTTAAAATAACAGAATCTTCattgaaaagacaaaaatatatacataagtAACCAGGTAGAAAGGGAGAGAGTAGGGTTGGGTTATTTTAATGGAGCTTTCAATCTGCCAAACAGCTTCTACTGTTGGTCAAAAAGGTGGCAAGTGAAAAGGAAAAGCAAGTTCTATTTTCAAAATCATAGACATTAAGAAAAGTCCTATATAGTCCCATTTAGTTCATCTCATAGAGGCCAATTCAGGATTGTTCCCCCATcacattttctagtgctttgcccATCCAGTTTTAAATATCACAtggcattttctttcttcttcccttaCCCCCGCTGCAGGTGATGTCAAGAAGTTAAGCCCTCTTTTACTTCTACCGCTGCTACTGggacttttttgttgttttctttagtCTGATTCTGATTAGATTTGAAGGTATGAGTATTTGGAGGGTCCTTCACTCCTCTGAGGGAATTTCTCCAGAATCCCCCTCATTTCTTCTGAGGAAATGTTCTCTGGTCTGAAATTGATATTTGGAGGAATATTTCAAGTGCCTTAATTGTTCCTACAAAACCATCTCCTGCTTTAGTAACTTTGTTCTTTCCCCAGAGGCCCTTTATCATTGTTATGATCAATAATATTGTTCAATGCAGGGATCTTGTTTCAATAGCTGTTAAAATGCATTTCCTGTGGAACAATTCCACAGCCTGATAAATCTCACTGTCTGGAAGAATTtcactgtatttctttttttcataattttatccACTCCCTCACTTACTCACCCAGACAGCTGTGGGGAATACTTAGCATTCAGCACAGTATGGCAAAGTGATTTCCTTTGGGGAATTCTTTACCTTTCCCTCTTAGATGCTGTATGTTATTTTTAGCAAGTGCCTGTCTGGAAACTCTTTCTTCACTCTCATAGCAAGTGGCAGTGATGTGAGTCTCATGATCGCTGGCATCACAcaaggaggcagagaaggagaaGTTTCCTTCCCCAACTAGAAGGAGTCGGCGGGTGGGTCTCATGGTATCAAAACCCTAAGAAGTAGGAAGACAGgtcagggcccccttgtgctgtCACAGTTCCAGCCTCTGAGAAGAAGCCTGGTAGCCCGATGCATTAAAGGGGGCTGCCAAAGTGTGGGGGTCGAGGCTGAGCTTTTGGACCTACGTGAACGGTTCACTTGCCTCCCACTTTGGGGGAAAGGGCCTCCCCATTTCATCCCCACCCTCCCCCGTAGAAACCAGACCTTAGACCTCTCCCCATCAAAAAAGGCCCCATCTGCACCATAGCCCACCCCACCACAGCACCCGCCTGCCCCCCGCAGGGAGAGGGGACACCCGccccggggaggggagacatCCCCACGGCCTACcagagcccagggctcccagggagggggtggggcgggCACCCTCCATTGGAGACCCCCAATGAGCCCGAACCTCCCGCAGGGACCCTCAAaggcccccccccctccaccaatGCAGAGACCGTCGCTCCCCCGACCAGCCACTTCCACGTGGTGACTTGCCTCACTTCCGGCGCGCAGCGCGTGACGTCAGACGCGTCTCCCGGCTTCCATGGGAACAGGCTCGGCTCCGCCTCTGCCACGTCCCGCCGGTGACTTCATCGCCCCAGGGCCAGGCCAAGGAGCTAGGGGGCGTGGTCTGTGATTTACGGGCGGGTCAGGGTGAGCTAAGAGGCGGGGCCTGTAGTGCGAGTGGGCGGGGCTAAATCGGTGGGCGGGGCCTGTCGCCTCAGGTCATAGGGCTGGGCGTGGGAGGAGGGGTTTCTGGGTGCAAAGGGGGGGGGACCGAGCTGAGCGGTGGAGGCCTGCCTTGCAAACGGAAGAGGCCCCTATCATGCAAGGGGGAACCGGGCAGAGATGTGGGAGGAGCGTAGGTGGGTGCAATGGGCTGGCTGGGGCCTTGTATATGGCAGTGACCAAGTAGCTGATGCTGGCAACACTGTGCTAAAGTCTCTGTGCCTGCAGAGCTTCTGCCCCTGTCTGGTAGGAGCTCTGTGCCAGGAGAGCAGTCATTCCTGCATGGGCAGAGCTCACCTTGCAGCTCATAGTGACTCAGGTGCTTGCGGCTACTTAGTGTTTTCTTTTCTCCACTGCCCAGTTTCTGGTTTCTTTTATTCTTcgttcatttgttttctttacgAAGCAAACAGGGAAATTCAGCACAAAACTCTCCATTAAAGTAGTATTGTTAACGTTGCGTCTCTAAACAAACCAAACTGTGCTACTGTTCTCTTCCAGTTGTAAGGCTAATTTGGCTATGTCACACATGGGGAATATTTCCTGGCCCCGTTTCCCAGATTCACTGTGTAGCTCTGTATGTTACTGTTTGTGCCGTTAAATGTATCCCATAAAACATGCCAATTTATGATTTGCGTTTCCAGAATTTTCAGCATTTCAAGTTGTAACCTGAACATTACACTAAGATGTGTTTTGGATTTGATTAAACAATAGTCCTTAGCCCTGAGATAGCACATTTCAGCCTCAAACCACTGTATAGACACTAACTTTTCAATGTAATAATCATTCTGTAATACAGATGTCACATACCTGTTTGGCCTTAGGTAAATAGAGTTTTTCTTCATATAGGGCTTAACCCAATGCCTCCTGAAATCAGTGAAAGTCTTTTAACtgatttcagtgtgctttggatcaggtccatgcTCAGGGGGAGTTAGTTATCTAACTCAAGTGATACATTTTTGAGGCTAATCATCATACATGAGGCTTTGTAATGAGTACTGGGTAGTATTCTGGCACTTGGAGGTAGCTACTGAGCTAAGCAATATAGCTGATCTGGCTGCTGATCTCGCTGCCCACGTGGGTAGCttttatgcacatgtttaatttttagTCATTGCTAAGTGTCCAGATGTGTTGCTCTGGCAACATCTGCTCACAAAAGTTTTCAGTAAACAAAAAGTGTTACAAGTGTCTCACTTCACAGATTCACAGTAGCTGGTGACATCAGCACTAGTTGGTAAGACATGAGCTCATAAACGTGATCAAATCAGTTTTTCTGGTTGCCTGCCTTAGCTCCtggtccctgctcctcctccattgGCACAGCCTTTGGATGTTTAACATCAGCTACACCAGCCCAGTAAAGTTGCTGCACTCACGTCCACACCAGTGTTCTGAGGTTCCTGTGTGGAACTTTTGTCTGAGACCCTTGGATGAACTGCATAGCTAAGAACAGGACGCAGGGTTTGTGATTCCAGAACAGTTGTGTACCATGGAGCAGAGTCTTATGTCACTGGGCCCATCAGAGTCCACAGAGTCTGAGGTATTTTTTGTGCAGGGCTAGTATCCATGTCTCCCTTGGCTTCTGATCCTTTATAGTGTTCTTCGGAAAACATTAGGCTCCTTGATTCGGTTCATAGACTTTTGTAGattcatttcctttttccattCACCATCAACACATTCTTCGAATTCCTTTTCAAAGCTTTCTTCTTCCAAGAACCTCAAATACTAGCCCATCTCTGAAAAGTGCAGCCTCCAATCGGGGCGGGGAGAACCTTTAAGCATCCAGATGAAGAtcactgcagaatcagggccaaggTTAGCACCACCCTTTGGGCCTTCTGTTGTGTTCATGAGCTGTCCAGCTTTTGGACTGTGTCTTCCTTTGTATCTTGTGTGGAGCTGAGTCCATTCTCAACACCTTACAAATAAATTGTAATaataatcttttattttctatttccaGAACCTCTTTTCTCTACAAAAGGGCCCAAACCAGAACTCCAGATCCAAACATTGGGATGTTTGAAATCTTCAGCCATGTCCCAAGATTCTTGCTCAGAACAATGTGTATATTTTGCAGTTCTGAGGAACTTACTAATTGCAAAGACTAGAATTTTCCAGTGTTGGAATTCAGCTGCTTGAATTAGGATCCACTCTCAATCCCCACTCTGATTCACTATCATAATGAAAATCTGCAGACGTCTTCCTGAACTGTAGGGGCAGAGCCCCAGCAGATTCCAGCAGACTGTACCTATACTCATAACTATAATGATAATTCCATCCAGGGGGAGGAGAGTCTAGCCATATTTGATAGTACTTAAAGCTTTCTGTGTGGATTACACAGTATAATAAGAATTGATTTTATGACAGCAACACAGTTACTGTCTGCCATTCTCTTTTGTGTAGCCTTCCAGCTActattcataagaacataagaacagccatactaggtcagaccaaaggtccatccggtccagtgtcctgtcttctgacagtggccaatgccaggtgccccagagggaacgaaagaacaggtaatcatcaagtgatccatcccccattgctcattcccagcttctggcaaacagaggctagggacaccatccctgcccatcctggctaatagccattgatagacctatcctccatgaatttatctagttcttttttgaagcctgcTATAATttcagccttcacaacatcctctggcaaggagttccacaagttgactgtgtgttgtgtgaagaaatatttccttttgtttgttttaaacctgctgcctattaatttcatttggtggcctctagttcttgtgttatgagaaggagtaaataacactttcttatttactttctccacaccagtcttgactgtatagacctctatcatttccccccttagttgtctcttttccaagttgaaaagtcccagtcttattaatcgcttcttatacggcagccattccatacctccaatcatttttgttgcccttttctgaactttttccaattccaatatatctttttcgagatggggcaaccacatctgcacacagtattcaagatgtgggcgtaccatggatttatatacaggcaaaatgatattttctgtcttattatctatccctttcttaatgattcccaacattctgtttgcttttttgactgcctctgcacattgagtggatgttttcagagaactatccacaatgactccaagatctctttcttgagtggtaacagctaatttagaccccatcattttatacgtatagttgggattatgttttccaatgtgcatttctttgcatttatcaatattgaatttcatctgccattttggtgcccagtcacccagttttgagagatccttttatagctctttgcagtctgcctggtacttaactatcttaagtagttttgtatcatctgcaaattttgccatctcactgtttacccccttttccagatcatttatgaatatgttaaataggactgggcccagt from Dermochelys coriacea isolate rDerCor1 chromosome 22, rDerCor1.pri.v4, whole genome shotgun sequence harbors:
- the FDXACB1 gene encoding ferredoxin-fold anticodon-binding domain-containing protein 1 isoform X3 gives rise to the protein MRPTRRLLLVGEGNFSFSASLCDASDHETHITATCYESEERVSRQALAKNNIQHLRGKGVEVCFCVDCTKLKDCFLPEKRNFDCIYFNFPHCGRKAGVTKNRELLAKFFCSCADVLTEKGEVHVALCKGQGGTPADQPMREWHNSWQVVAMAAGAGFILSDVHPFDSEEVHGYKCTGYRSQDKSFSVEGALNHIFTRSLPFPHPRPVICQTELEDKWISFQVPEIFVNKMNRGFLDTNSDHPVRTINEKLIAQLSQTFPLQRIDHSLSLLHQGHLSAVSQSNTFWIIPNTEQNSSSEPPGSCKKVELEAILLICAKGLGLHTPSAQWGIFYTPCCMMRIAQRGALLYKRPPLQGEKYTTGRSPVPLLDR
- the FDXACB1 gene encoding ferredoxin-fold anticodon-binding domain-containing protein 1 isoform X1 translates to MRPTRRLLLVGEGNFSFSASLCDASDHETHITATCYESEERVSRQALAKNNIQHLRGKGVEVCFCVDCTKLKDCFLPEKRNFDCIYFNFPHCGRKAGVTKNRELLAKFFCSCADVLTEKGEVHVALCKGQGGTPADQPMREWHNSWQVVAMAAGAGFILSDVHPFDSEEVHGYKCTGYRSQDKSFSVEGALNHIFTRSLPFPHPRPVICQTELEDKWISFQVPEIFVNKMNRGFLDTNSDHPVRTINEKLIAQLSQTFPLQRIDHSLSLLHQGHLSAVSQSNTFWIIPNTEQNSSSEPPGKGTARSVLFPDLHFCRNIDQYDRMKAQEGEQLSEHYLLRSSHLVYVQDVVRRLNFLPGTLHVLTGPVFRKCLISPHTLPVFHETLFICAVDKGTEGSCIQMLMDNIKNTVSSLLPPLSCFTLNSTVEEAKSSGIIELNDSVMPEPHLDKTQYFICVKTDTSDSKANGSCIGDISAAPCGSINSKLGIVFASVNLDLLAMKICGISDWRMLWTLDERFLNQFIGGELGPFKSFSLHPPSYVHDVSFWVPAWEQFDEIAFHTIARCVSQETVTSIQLLDSFQHPQTGQTSLCYRLTFQSCDKALTRQQVAEMQMQFRKEIQQCLHITLR
- the FDXACB1 gene encoding ferredoxin-fold anticodon-binding domain-containing protein 1 isoform X2; translated protein: MREWHNSWQVVAMAAGAGFILSDVHPFDSEEVHGYKCTGYRSQDKSFSVEGALNHIFTRSLPFPHPRPVICQTELEDKWISFQVPEIFVNKMNRGFLDTNSDHPVRTINEKLIAQLSQTFPLQRIDHSLSLLHQGHLSAVSQSNTFWIIPNTEQNSSSEPPGKGTARSVLFPDLHFCRNIDQYDRMKAQEGEQLSEHYLLRSSHLVYVQDVVRRLNFLPGTLHVLTGPVFRKCLISPHTLPVFHETLFICAVDKGTEGSCIQMLMDNIKNTVSSLLPPLSCFTLNSTVEEAKSSGIIELNDSVMPEPHLDKTQYFICVKTDTSDSKANGSCIGDISAAPCGSINSKLGIVFASVNLDLLAMKICGISDWRMLWTLDERFLNQFIGGELGPFKSFSLHPPSYVHDVSFWVPAWEQFDEIAFHTIARCVSQETVTSIQLLDSFQHPQTGQTSLCYRLTFQSCDKALTRQQVAEMQMQFRKEIQQCLHITLR